The sequence below is a genomic window from Montipora capricornis isolate CH-2021 chromosome 14, ASM3666992v2, whole genome shotgun sequence.
TTTGTtaacaaactttaaaaaacaCATTGCGAAAAAGTGATCGTTGACAAACTAAAGTCTAGGACCCCAGTTAGTGCTCAATTAGTTACGGAGGGTAGGGTTACAAAGCCGGTTACAAAATTCAACTGTCCAGCATTGCTGAGAAATCCACCTTCCGAAAATGTTTTTGGTTCTGACTGAGTGGACGAACTACCGCCAGAGGTCGTTCCTTGGGCTGCTATTTCTTTGTTGGTGGGTTGAAATCAAAGTTTAATCTTTGTCAGTTGATTCGATGTGGAATtgtaaccgtgggaacattttatccaggaatatttgactcaatttgttgggctcccGATAATTTAGTATGCAGCCTTAGTATCTTATAATACCGTTGACAATTGACGAATTGAACAAATACAAATGACCGCATAGAACTGTAAACTATCTTGCGTTCATTTTTTGTATTCCTTTGTGAAGCGCTTAAGCGCCTTGGATTTTTTAGTTCCAAAGTTCCCTGCCACTTAACCCTACGTTTCGACAGTGCCACTTAAAGATTTTCTTCTGACTAACGCCAGAGGGCCCCAGACAGGGGCAGTAAAGACAGTAGAATAGAAGATTTGTTTATTAGTTAAAATCtactagagcagttttcaattgagtgtcgtaaaaccaaaaccaaagtaattaccttggccaatcaaaaaggtcggagacaatccagtaaaccaatcaaaactcgagataattacacgtagccgacacaaagcgcgggaaaatgtgcacgcgcgagccacgattagttttggtttcacctctaattggttgaaaaaaatggcgcgagaactttgaaccaatcactgagtgaagtaatcaccaaccaaagtaattcacttattactttcgacagttaattgaaaaccactctagagTGAGTTTCAttcgagtgtcgtaaaatcaaaaccaaagtaattactttggccaatcaaaaaggacgaagacagtccggtaaaccaatcaaaactcgaagtagttACACGCAGCccacgcgggaaaatgtgcacgcgcgagccacaattggttttggtttcacttctgtgGCTGACAaggtggcgcgagaactttgaaccaatcactgagtgaagtaatcataaaacaAAGCAATATTCGCTAATAATTTTcgacgctcaattgaaaaccactttaAACGTCACCAACATTCCATATTCCGTTTTTGTTCTCAGGCCTTGACGAATCGGATTGATGCTGCCCGTATAGAGTGCATAAACAGGGTGACCCAATTCACTGATGAGTCCGATGCTCCAATAATGTACCTTGATCGGCATAACGTAGATTGTCCAGAATCCTATTTATTGGCCCAATTCCACCTCGTTAGAGCGGGAAGCCATGACGATTCCGGGGTTCGCTATAATTACCGATGCTGCAGATTAGTTCTGTAAAAAAAGGAACCAGAAATATGAAAACCGTGGGattaaaaattcacttttccaTTTCCCTTTAAACTAATCGGTTGTAGAGTCTAAATGGTACTATAATACATTCAAGGTTATCAAAAAGacgtgttgttttttttgttgttgactTACGAATTGAGTCGTGACGTCATGGGTACGGGTCATGTGATTTTTCTGATGCTCTGGGTTTTTGGTTCATTCCCGACAGTGCCACCGCAGCCCCCCTCCCCTACATTGTAAATAAAAGATTTGTTTAGTAGTTAAAATCTACTAAACGTCACCAACATTCCATGTTGGTGATTTTGATCTCAGGCCTTGATGAATCGGATTGATGCTGCCCGTATAGAGTGCATCAACAGGATGACCCCGTTCATCGCAGCTTCCGATAAACCAATAATGTTCCTTGATCGGCAGAACGTCGATTGTCCAGAATCCTATTTATTGGCCCAATTCCGCCTCGGCAGAGAGGGAAACTATGACTCCGCCTGCCAAAAAGTGGCACCCTATTTAAGGGAGTGCGAAGCGCACGTACGATAATACAAGCTATTAACGCATTTTTTAAATCGCTgtgttaaaacttgaaaaagtgtaTTCAGGCGTGTAGTACAGTTTTCATAGACCACatctttttcgttttgtgcGTTGGGGTGGATACTGCAATTTAGTGACCCTACCTAAGGAATATCTAAAGATcacaatccaaaaaaaaacaaaaaggataCCCTCTTTAAGGACTGAGCACATAAAAAACCCTACCCTAACGGGcagcacatacctatatagagTATAACAGAGAGTACCCCCCTCGGGATGATACTAAGCAAAAACGTCCTTTATCCAGTAAATTCGCTATAAACATGAAAAACGTGGGGCCGACTTTTTTCTACCGTCTACAAGCAGCCGGTTTcgcctacgcttcccgagagagaaatcactgcgagcaaccgtttgatttccATCGAGCAggtgcgaagtacgtcacaccccacgtgaCAAACTCGACAAAATGGAATCACTACTCAacaggctcgcccaaacgcaacagttacgtagctgaacgcatgcgcaagcgccaaaacaggtttgctaactcgttttaccggttcaaatttaatttattcctcCTTATTCCTCCTTGGCGATAAACATCTGTCCTTCACGTCCCAAATAAACAATGTCTGTAAATCTGCGTTTTATGCTCTAAATAATATACGCAAGATCCGCAAGTATCTGGACAGTCACTCCACTGAACGATTGATCCACGCCTTCATATCTTCACGTATTGATAATTGTAACAGCCTGTTTTGTGGCTTGCCTGTTGCCGAGATCGAAAAACTACAACGTGTACAGAATGCAGCTGCAAGGCTGGTGACTGGATCAAGGCGAACAGAACATATTACGCCCACACTTCGAAATCTCCACTGGTTACCCGTTGAACAAAGAATAAAGTTTAAGACCGCTCTGCTTGTCTACAAAGCACTAAATGGAATGTCTCCCAGCTACATAAAAGAACTTATTGTCCCATATACTCCTGCCCGTAGACTGCGATCATGCAATAAAGGCCTTCTTAAGATCCCAAAATCAAGAACATCCAGTTTTGGTGATCGAATGTTCGGTGCTGCAGCCCCAAgattatggaacagtcttcctgaCAATATAAGACTCAACAACAGTTCCATTGATGActttaaaagaagtttaaaaacttatctttttaaattagctttttgaTTTCCATATT
It includes:
- the LOC138033005 gene encoding uncharacterized protein, yielding MDRLFLQLAFGITFLSISCYSKPFDLGSLSSQVQSNDVESLSSQVQALTNRIDAARIECINRVTQFTDESDAPIMYLDRHNVDCPESYLLAQFHLVRAGSHDDSGVRYNYRCCRLVL